The following coding sequences are from one Rhipicephalus microplus isolate Deutch F79 chromosome 3, USDA_Rmic, whole genome shotgun sequence window:
- the mRpL47 gene encoding mitochondrial ribosomal protein L47 has protein sequence MNCLNKCARLCRLLLSDIAAKSSVIRSTTSRIAQSPCSASLHNSCVQRGLMEFFEPKDNWGADEVRSGKSWSKDELRIKSNSDLHKLWYILLKEKNMLLTMEEAAKREVELFPNPERIDKVKESMNNLEEVVRERNEAYHLLEIGESGEQPWVPKENIYGFVRDFALKEHLMPRTCNPKGYFRLWRDKDLNDFLRLYREKMQKRKEFFHRTSRNRIMQIIKRFPHVDRSLLRDMYPDVDIDKLEKIMQEKIYIAYEQQTT, from the exons ATGAATTGTTTAAATAAATGCGCGCGTCTGTGTAGGTTGTTACTTAGCGACATCGCTGCTAAATCATCTGTGATTAGGTCTACAACTTCCAG GATCGCACAATCACCCTGTAGCGCGTCTCTGCACAATTCATGCGTGCAACGAGGCCTGATGGAGTTTTTCGAGCCCAAAGATAACTGGGGTGCCGACGAAGTTCGGTCAG GAAAGTCATGGAGCAAAGATGAGCTGCGGATCAAGAGCAACTCGGATCTTCACAAACTTTG GTACATCCTGCTGAAAGAAAAGAACATGCTCCTCACCATGGAAGAGGCCGCGAAGCGTGAAGTGGAGCTCTTCCCAAACCCTGAGCGCATCGACAAG GTTAAGGAGAGCATGAACAACCTGGAGGAGGTGGTGCGGGAGCGCAACGAGGCTTACCACTTGCTCGAGATAGGAGAGTCCGGAGAGCAGCCGTGGGTCCCCAAGGAAAACATCTATGGCTTCGTGCGCGA CTTTGCCCTGAAGGAGCACTTGATGCCACGCACGTGCAACCCCAAGGGCTACTTCCGGCTCTGGCGAGACAAGGACTTGAACGACTTCCTCCGGTTGTACCGTGAGAAGATGCAGAAGCGCAAAGAGTTCTTTCACCGCACGAGCAGGAACCGGATAATGCAGATCATCAAGCGCTTTCCACATGTGGACCGTTCGTTGCTGCGCGATATGTATCCAGACGTGGACATTGACAAGCTCGAGAAGATTATGCAGGAAAAGATTTACATCGCCTACGAACAGCAGACCACGTGA